From the genome of Muricauda sp. SCSIO 64092, one region includes:
- the alr gene encoding alanine racemase, with protein sequence MDRIGETTLEIDLSALEHNYKFLTSRIAPGTKFMAVVKAMAYGSEVVAIAKKLEELEVDYLAVAYVKEGVLLRDAGITTPILVLHPQPVHFKELIDRCLEPSLYSPKVLLQFLDVAQRQQQQDYPVHIKFNTGLNRLGFWENDVDFVIGTLKGRTELRIKGVLSHLAASEDENEREFSLNQINTFTKICLDLKEKLGYLPMRHVLNTSGILNYPEAQFEMVRSGIGLYGYGNHPDFDKKMKPVATLKTVISQRHKIEPGESVGYNRAYTSDGYRITATLPIGHADGIGRQYGNGKALVYVKGTPAPIIGNVCMDMIMIDVSGIDCKEGDEVIIFGAGHSAEDFAHSAQSISYEILTAIAPRVTRVIKW encoded by the coding sequence ATGGATAGAATTGGGGAAACCACACTTGAAATTGACCTCTCGGCTCTTGAACACAACTATAAATTCCTTACATCAAGAATAGCTCCCGGAACCAAATTTATGGCCGTGGTAAAGGCGATGGCCTATGGTAGTGAAGTAGTGGCCATCGCCAAAAAATTAGAGGAATTAGAGGTAGATTATCTTGCCGTGGCCTATGTAAAAGAAGGGGTCCTGTTGCGGGATGCGGGAATTACCACTCCAATTTTGGTCCTCCATCCCCAACCCGTTCATTTCAAAGAATTAATCGACAGATGTCTGGAGCCCAGCCTATATTCCCCAAAAGTATTGCTTCAATTTTTGGACGTGGCCCAACGACAACAACAGCAGGACTATCCGGTCCACATCAAATTCAATACAGGGCTCAATCGTCTTGGCTTTTGGGAAAACGATGTAGATTTCGTCATCGGTACGCTTAAGGGGCGAACCGAATTACGGATCAAGGGGGTCCTTTCACATCTGGCGGCCTCCGAAGATGAAAATGAGCGCGAATTCAGTCTCAATCAAATAAATACCTTCACAAAAATTTGCCTCGATCTAAAGGAAAAACTGGGCTATTTGCCCATGAGACATGTCCTGAATACCTCTGGAATCCTAAATTATCCCGAAGCACAGTTTGAAATGGTCCGAAGCGGCATTGGTCTTTATGGTTATGGCAACCATCCCGACTTTGACAAAAAAATGAAACCGGTAGCCACATTAAAAACGGTAATTTCCCAACGCCATAAAATAGAGCCAGGGGAAAGTGTGGGTTACAACAGGGCCTATACTTCCGATGGTTATCGGATTACCGCCACCTTGCCCATTGGACATGCAGATGGTATTGGAAGGCAATACGGTAATGGAAAGGCCTTGGTCTATGTAAAGGGAACCCCCGCCCCAATTATAGGCAATGTCTGTATGGACATGATAATGATCGATGTCAGCGGAATTGACTGCAAAGAAGGGGATGAGGTCATCATCTTTGGAGCGGGACATTCGGCAGAGGATTTTGCCCATTCCGCCCAAAGCATTTCCTATGAAATCCTAACCGCAATAGCCCCTCGGGTAACCCGGGTCATTAAATGGTAA
- a CDS encoding thymidine kinase produces the protein MFLENTVNPKEQFGWIEVITGSMFSGKTEELIRRLKRAQFAKQKVEIFKPLVDTRYNEEMVVSHDANEIRSTPVPAAANIRLLADDCDVVGIDEAQFFDDEIVTVCNDLANMGIRVVVAGLDMDFKGNPFGPMPALMATAEYVTKVHAVCTRTGNLANYSFRKSDNDKLVMLGETAEYEPLSRAAFYEAMLMEKISKMDVNAEEVAPKKKAANG, from the coding sequence ATGTTCTTAGAAAACACGGTAAACCCAAAAGAACAATTTGGTTGGATAGAGGTCATTACCGGATCCATGTTTTCTGGAAAGACCGAGGAACTCATCCGGCGACTGAAACGCGCGCAGTTTGCAAAGCAAAAGGTGGAGATTTTTAAACCCCTTGTGGACACACGTTATAATGAGGAAATGGTGGTATCGCATGATGCCAATGAAATTCGTTCCACCCCTGTTCCCGCAGCTGCAAATATCCGTTTACTTGCAGATGACTGTGATGTGGTGGGTATTGATGAGGCCCAATTCTTTGACGATGAAATTGTCACGGTCTGCAACGATTTGGCAAATATGGGTATCCGTGTGGTAGTTGCCGGACTGGACATGGATTTCAAAGGCAATCCTTTTGGACCCATGCCCGCACTGATGGCCACGGCAGAATATGTTACCAAAGTCCATGCGGTTTGCACAAGAACGGGAAACCTGGCCAATTATAGTTTTCGAAAATCCGACAATGACAAGCTGGTGATGCTTGGCGAAACCGCAGAATATGAACCGCTGAGCAGGGCCGCTTTCTATGAGGCCATGCTGATGGAAAAAATCAGTAAGATGGACGTGAATGCAGAAGAGGTAGCTCCTAAAAAAAAGGCGGCCAATGGATAG
- a CDS encoding DoxX family protein, with amino-acid sequence MLKKILYWASTGILTLIMLFSAYNYFFNHEMIVEFFENMGYPTYLIYPLAIAKLLGLITIWGNFSTSLKEWAYAGFFFNTLLAFFAHYMVSDGQHIGAVIAFVAVMLSYFTGKQVRP; translated from the coding sequence ATGCTCAAGAAGATTCTTTATTGGGCGTCAACGGGTATATTGACGCTCATTATGCTATTCTCTGCCTACAACTACTTCTTTAATCATGAAATGATTGTTGAATTTTTCGAGAATATGGGGTATCCCACCTATTTGATCTATCCATTGGCGATTGCAAAATTATTGGGATTGATTACCATTTGGGGTAATTTTTCAACATCTTTAAAAGAGTGGGCCTATGCAGGATTTTTCTTTAATACCCTACTTGCTTTTTTTGCCCATTATATGGTCAGTGATGGGCAACATATTGGAGCCGTAATAGCCTTCGTTGCGGTGATGCTCTCTTATTTTACCGGAAAACAAGTCAGACCCTAG
- the rsmI gene encoding 16S rRNA (cytidine(1402)-2'-O)-methyltransferase, producing MGKLYLVPTPIGNLEDMTLRGIKVLHDVDLILAEDTRTSGKLLKHFEIDTPLQSHHMHNEHKTVNGLVQKLKSGTTIALISDAGTPAISDPGFLLTRTCLENAIEVECLPGATAFVPALVNSGLPNDRFVFEGFLPLKKGRQTRLQQLAEETRTMVFYESPHKLLKTLAQFSDYFGRDRSVSISRELTKMYEETVRGTLEEVISHFEGKPPKGEFVVVVGGKK from the coding sequence ATGGGGAAGTTGTACTTGGTGCCTACGCCCATAGGCAATTTGGAGGATATGACACTAAGGGGTATAAAGGTCTTACATGACGTAGATCTAATTTTGGCCGAAGATACCCGTACCAGTGGAAAGCTTTTGAAGCACTTTGAAATTGACACCCCATTACAAAGTCACCACATGCACAATGAGCACAAAACTGTGAATGGCCTGGTACAAAAATTAAAGTCCGGGACAACCATTGCCTTGATTTCCGATGCCGGGACCCCGGCCATTTCAGATCCCGGGTTTTTGTTGACCCGGACCTGTCTGGAGAATGCCATTGAGGTGGAATGTTTGCCGGGGGCAACGGCTTTTGTTCCTGCGCTTGTCAATAGTGGACTGCCCAACGACCGTTTTGTTTTTGAAGGCTTTTTGCCCCTAAAGAAAGGACGGCAAACACGATTGCAACAGTTGGCGGAAGAAACGCGAACCATGGTGTTTTATGAATCACCCCATAAATTGTTGAAGACCTTAGCTCAATTTTCGGACTATTTTGGAAGGGACAGATCGGTCTCCATATCGCGTGAATTGACCAAAATGTATGAAGAAACGGTACGGGGAACCCTTGAGGAGGTTATTTCCCATTTTGAGGGCAAACCGCCAAAAGGTGAATTCGTTGTAGTAGTTGGCGGGAAAAAATAA
- a CDS encoding helix-turn-helix domain-containing protein: MVQKFFPELGKVYFINQYTLFHILSGSGSIQVDFNNYFDWQDKAIYLEKGQYIKFLSDDFVVRKIEFPNKTIFQNKEVRVLFKHLISLGYINFNECDECQKYLSSTVFSENNSEIIDISSKQWFWQNPFQASKEEYQIIFDIKEIIDVEYGNRLSNNDLVALMSENGYSAQALVKDKVGISVKALLSKKRLIESKKQLAFTDKNVQEITYNVGYKDPAYFNRLFKNTTGQTPNQFRKGFDYSNRDTFAQNLMELLKNHHKQQRSLSFYADKMNLSIKALSKKTRSKMNASVGQLIRNEVVLSSQKLLLQGMSIKEVAYTLGFEEPNHFSHFFKKYTGSTPKHFKSKKYNP; encoded by the coding sequence ATGGTTCAGAAATTCTTTCCCGAACTGGGCAAGGTTTATTTTATCAACCAGTATACCTTGTTCCACATTCTTTCTGGGTCAGGAAGCATCCAAGTAGATTTTAATAATTATTTCGATTGGCAGGACAAGGCCATTTATTTGGAGAAAGGGCAGTACATTAAATTTCTTTCGGACGATTTTGTGGTTCGCAAAATTGAATTTCCAAACAAAACAATCTTTCAAAACAAAGAGGTCCGGGTGCTTTTTAAGCATTTAATTTCGTTGGGCTACATCAATTTTAATGAGTGCGATGAATGCCAGAAGTACCTGTCCAGCACCGTTTTTTCTGAAAACAATAGTGAGATTATCGATATTTCTTCAAAACAATGGTTTTGGCAAAACCCGTTTCAGGCCAGTAAGGAAGAGTATCAAATCATCTTTGACATCAAGGAAATTATTGATGTGGAATATGGTAATCGTCTTTCCAATAATGATTTGGTGGCCTTAATGTCAGAAAATGGGTATAGTGCCCAAGCCTTGGTGAAGGATAAGGTTGGTATTTCGGTAAAGGCCTTACTATCAAAAAAACGATTGATTGAGAGCAAAAAGCAGTTGGCATTTACGGATAAAAATGTCCAGGAAATTACATATAACGTGGGATATAAAGATCCGGCATATTTCAATCGGCTTTTTAAGAACACCACTGGGCAAACGCCCAATCAATTCCGCAAAGGCTTTGACTATTCGAACAGGGATACTTTTGCCCAAAATCTTATGGAACTGCTCAAAAACCATCACAAGCAACAACGTTCTTTGTCGTTTTACGCAGATAAGATGAACCTTTCCATTAAGGCCCTTTCCAAAAAGACCCGTTCCAAGATGAATGCTTCCGTGGGCCAATTGATTCGAAATGAGGTGGTCTTAAGCTCACAGAAGTTGCTTTTACAGGGCATGTCCATAAAGGAAGTCGCCTATACCCTTGGGTTTGAGGAACCCAATCACTTCTCCCACTTTTTTAAGAAATACACGGGTTCCACTCCTAAGCACTTTAAAAGCAAAAAGTACAATCCTTAG
- a CDS encoding YHS domain-containing (seleno)protein, which produces MKDLATIMVFVLTVGTSVVGYAQNKKANNIDDSEIALQGYSPVSYLELGLAQRGSKQHKSTYEGISYYFTSAEQKAIFEKNPRKYMPQYGGFCAFGIYAGAKFRIDPNKFVVDNGKYYLFLNDLEVDAKQLWMAENDKAKLKRTADTNWKKLSK; this is translated from the coding sequence ATGAAAGATTTAGCGACAATAATGGTGTTTGTACTTACTGTTGGAACTTCAGTGGTGGGGTATGCACAGAACAAGAAAGCAAACAATATTGATGATAGTGAAATTGCCCTTCAGGGGTATAGCCCAGTATCTTATTTGGAATTGGGATTGGCGCAAAGAGGTTCTAAACAACACAAATCCACTTATGAAGGCATTTCCTATTATTTTACTTCTGCGGAACAAAAAGCCATTTTTGAAAAGAACCCAAGGAAGTATATGCCGCAGTATGGTGGGTTTTGCGCTTTCGGTATTTATGCAGGGGCAAAGTTTAGGATAGACCCCAACAAATTTGTCGTCGACAATGGCAAGTATTATTTGTTTTTGAACGACTTGGAAGTAGATGCAAAACAATTATGGATGGCCGAAAACGATAAAGCCAAATTGAAGCGTACGGCCGACACCAACTGGAAAAAGTTGAGCAAATAA
- a CDS encoding uracil-DNA glycosylase family protein: MQELLKEIRGCHLCSKYLPLGPRPIVTAHPGSKIAIIGQAPGTKVHKTGVPWDDPSGKQLRKWLGVTDAQFYDEKIFALIPMGFCYPGKGKSGDLPPRPECAPLWHKKLLGELTDLKLTILIGQYAQQYYLGERRKRNLTQTVQDYRDYLPDYFVLPHPSPRNRFWLSQNPWFANEVLPVLKEHVAKAFDA; encoded by the coding sequence ATGCAAGAACTATTAAAGGAAATAAGAGGGTGCCATCTGTGCAGCAAATATTTGCCACTGGGACCAAGACCCATTGTTACCGCCCACCCAGGTTCTAAAATAGCTATTATTGGTCAGGCACCGGGAACCAAGGTCCACAAAACGGGAGTTCCCTGGGATGACCCCAGTGGAAAACAATTGAGAAAATGGTTGGGGGTCACGGATGCGCAGTTTTATGACGAAAAGATATTTGCGTTGATTCCCATGGGTTTTTGCTACCCTGGCAAGGGAAAATCGGGGGATTTACCACCAAGACCGGAATGTGCACCCTTATGGCACAAAAAGCTGCTTGGGGAATTAACGGACTTAAAACTGACCATTTTAATTGGGCAATATGCCCAGCAGTACTACTTAGGGGAGCGCAGGAAAAGGAACCTTACGCAGACCGTACAGGATTACCGGGATTATCTGCCAGACTATTTTGTTTTGCCCCACCCATCCCCAAGAAATCGATTTTGGTTAAGCCAAAATCCCTGGTTTGCCAATGAGGTCCTGCCCGTATTGAAGGAACATGTTGCGAAGGCTTTTGATGCATAG
- a CDS encoding nuclear transport factor 2 family protein produces MSYKEKAQDIYHQLQQGKLLDAFDKYYAEQVVMTEPRGTREGKAECRAYEEQFLNNIQEFHSLEINKVGSNEDEATSFVESTMDVTFKDGNRVTMEQVAVQQWEDDHIVHERFYYNNA; encoded by the coding sequence ATGAGTTATAAAGAAAAAGCACAGGACATTTACCATCAATTGCAACAAGGAAAACTTCTGGATGCATTTGACAAGTATTATGCAGAACAGGTGGTTATGACCGAGCCTAGGGGAACCAGGGAAGGGAAAGCGGAATGCCGGGCCTATGAGGAACAGTTTTTAAATAACATCCAGGAATTTCATTCTTTGGAGATCAATAAGGTAGGTTCAAATGAAGATGAAGCAACTTCCTTTGTGGAATCCACTATGGATGTGACCTTCAAGGATGGCAACAGGGTAACCATGGAACAAGTTGCCGTACAGCAATGGGAAGACGATCACATTGTCCATGAACGCTTTTACTACAACAATGCTTAA
- a CDS encoding Crp/Fnr family transcriptional regulator, translating into MEQPAKRILLSFFKAAQLQSEQQAYFLNLWKEYTFKQNELITEAGRIEKHFYVVLEGVQAMYLLNQKGDKVVLGFSYTGSPSGIFDSFLHQKPADTFLEALKPSKLLGISRSDYLSLFEAHPDFYKWRHHFFQDILFGRLFREVELLTLSAEERYIAFMQRCPEALKVIPQKYLASYLNMKPETFSRLRRMMN; encoded by the coding sequence ATGGAACAACCCGCCAAACGCATCCTGCTATCATTCTTTAAAGCGGCCCAACTTCAATCAGAACAGCAAGCCTATTTTCTAAATCTTTGGAAGGAATATACCTTTAAACAAAATGAGCTTATCACGGAAGCTGGTCGCATTGAAAAACACTTTTATGTAGTCCTGGAGGGCGTACAGGCCATGTATTTACTCAACCAAAAAGGCGATAAAGTAGTCCTTGGGTTTTCATATACGGGCAGTCCATCAGGGATATTTGACTCCTTCCTGCACCAAAAACCGGCAGATACCTTTTTGGAAGCCCTAAAACCTTCTAAGCTCTTGGGAATTTCAAGAAGTGATTACCTCAGCTTGTTTGAGGCCCACCCTGATTTTTACAAATGGAGGCACCATTTTTTCCAGGATATCCTTTTTGGAAGATTATTTAGGGAAGTAGAGTTATTGACCCTCTCCGCGGAAGAGCGATATATTGCTTTCATGCAGCGTTGTCCAGAGGCATTGAAAGTGATACCCCAAAAGTATCTGGCCTCCTATCTTAACATGAAACCAGAAACATTTAGCCGACTTAGGCGTATGATGAACTAA
- a CDS encoding DinB family protein, protein MAKLLLTPENQIQRLNTIVNRVETLQELSISQLSTPPNPKSWNVLEVLEHLTIAYSSYQRKIENALLEVADSHSGAWQYRPRAWQLLVIKGQKPKGNKRPFKLKTLKKFEPLLSPTLTKDDAQAVFKRFKTAHGMLKQQVLASRNKRMRHKRFSSAIGPIVTFYLPEAFEFLICHAERHMIQIEGILGA, encoded by the coding sequence ATGGCGAAACTTTTGTTAACACCGGAAAACCAAATCCAACGGTTAAATACCATCGTTAATCGGGTCGAAACATTGCAAGAATTGTCCATCTCCCAATTGTCCACTCCTCCCAATCCAAAGTCATGGAATGTATTGGAGGTGTTGGAACACCTTACCATTGCTTATTCTTCATACCAAAGAAAGATTGAAAACGCCCTTTTGGAAGTAGCCGATTCCCATAGTGGGGCCTGGCAGTACCGACCTAGGGCCTGGCAACTTCTGGTTATAAAAGGGCAAAAACCCAAAGGAAATAAACGGCCTTTTAAACTAAAGACCTTAAAAAAATTTGAGCCCCTACTTTCGCCCACACTTACCAAGGACGATGCACAAGCCGTTTTCAAACGTTTCAAAACCGCTCACGGGATGTTAAAACAACAGGTTTTGGCGAGTAGAAATAAACGAATGAGGCATAAACGCTTTTCCTCCGCCATTGGACCCATCGTCACATTTTATTTACCCGAAGCTTTTGAGTTTTTGATATGCCATGCAGAACGCCATATGATACAGATTGAAGGGATACTGGGAGCGTAA
- a CDS encoding helix-turn-helix transcriptional regulator, with translation MKNLVKVERARLNLTQEQLAKRLGVSRQTINAIEKSKFNPSVVLAIKMAKLFNLTVEEVFFLEGE, from the coding sequence ATGAAAAATCTGGTGAAAGTAGAACGTGCACGTCTCAACCTTACCCAAGAGCAATTGGCAAAAAGGCTAGGGGTTTCAAGGCAAACCATTAATGCAATAGAGAAGAGTAAATTCAATCCATCCGTCGTCCTCGCCATTAAAATGGCAAAGCTTTTTAATCTAACCGTTGAAGAAGTGTTCTTTTTAGAGGGTGAATAG
- a CDS encoding carboxymuconolactone decarboxylase family protein, translating to MALVNPLDPNHDPETQQLAEFFNETLGFCPNSVLTMQHRPAISKAFINLNKAVMANEGRVSSALKRMIAWVSSNATGCRYCQAHAIRAAERYGAVQEQLDNIWEYRTHPAFSDAERAALDFSLAASQVPNTVSADIKKRLHEHWTDGEIVEMLGVISLFGYLNRWNDSMGTSIEDGAVESANQYLGKYGWEKGKHDGSRY from the coding sequence ATGGCATTAGTAAACCCCCTAGATCCAAATCATGATCCCGAAACGCAACAACTGGCTGAATTTTTTAATGAGACCCTGGGCTTTTGTCCCAACTCGGTTTTGACCATGCAGCACCGCCCGGCCATTTCCAAGGCATTTATTAATTTGAACAAGGCCGTAATGGCAAATGAAGGCCGTGTAAGCTCGGCCTTAAAACGAATGATTGCCTGGGTGAGCAGCAATGCTACAGGCTGCCGGTATTGTCAGGCCCATGCCATAAGGGCCGCGGAACGCTATGGAGCAGTGCAGGAACAACTGGATAATATTTGGGAGTACCGCACGCATCCTGCTTTTTCGGATGCCGAACGCGCCGCCCTGGATTTTTCCCTTGCGGCCTCCCAGGTTCCCAATACCGTAAGCGCCGATATTAAAAAACGCCTCCACGAACATTGGACCGATGGGGAAATTGTGGAAATGTTGGGGGTGATTTCCCTCTTTGGCTACCTGAACCGATGGAACGATTCCATGGGAACCTCCATTGAGGATGGTGCGGTGGAAAGTGCCAATCAGTATTTGGGAAAATACGGTTGGGAAAAAGGGAAGCATGATGGGTCGAGATATTAG
- a CDS encoding OsmC family protein, whose product MAETNHITTKWLGNMAFESNNPSGHDLRIDASPEDGGESSGFRPKALMLSGLAGCSGLDVASLIKKMKLDVDDFYIETIASLTDEHPRYYDTVKLEYHFHGNNLDEKKLQRAVDLSIEKYCGVMEMFRRFAELEVETVFHTT is encoded by the coding sequence ATGGCGGAAACAAATCATATCACAACCAAGTGGCTTGGAAATATGGCCTTCGAGAGCAATAACCCTTCTGGACACGATTTACGCATTGATGCAAGCCCCGAAGATGGTGGGGAAAGCAGTGGATTTCGTCCTAAAGCGCTGATGTTATCGGGTTTGGCGGGTTGTTCCGGTCTGGATGTGGCTTCGCTCATCAAAAAAATGAAGCTTGATGTCGATGATTTTTATATTGAAACCATTGCCAGCCTTACGGATGAACACCCAAGGTATTATGATACGGTCAAACTGGAATATCACTTTCATGGGAACAACCTGGATGAGAAAAAATTGCAACGTGCCGTTGACCTGTCCATTGAAAAGTATTGTGGGGTTATGGAAATGTTCAGACGGTTTGCCGAATTGGAGGTGGAAACGGTATTTCACACAACATAA
- a CDS encoding four helix bundle protein, with amino-acid sequence MPIKKYDLEDRLVVFAAQVAKFCKDLPNDITGQYYGNQLLRSGGSSALNFGEAQGTYSNKDYIYKASISLKELKESRVNLKILNKIGYGQDIGRTELLNEAEQLIKIIATIIKNKRQD; translated from the coding sequence ATGCCTATTAAGAAATATGATCTGGAGGATAGATTGGTGGTTTTTGCTGCCCAAGTGGCAAAATTTTGTAAAGACTTGCCTAATGACATAACAGGGCAATACTATGGAAACCAGCTTCTGCGTTCTGGAGGTAGTTCTGCATTGAACTTTGGAGAAGCACAAGGCACTTACTCCAATAAGGACTATATCTACAAAGCATCAATTTCACTTAAGGAATTAAAAGAGTCTAGAGTAAACCTAAAGATTTTGAATAAGATAGGATATGGCCAAGATATTGGCCGAACTGAATTACTTAACGAAGCTGAACAATTAATTAAGATAATTGCAACGATTATCAAGAATAAAAGACAGGACTAA
- the recJ gene encoding single-stranded-DNA-specific exonuclease RecJ, whose product MRWTIKPIPEQESIKHLSKELKVNSLIAHLLLQRGITNYSEAKKFFRPQLTDLHDPFLMRDMEKAVARIEKAIDLEENILVFGDYDVDGTTSVALVSTYLQETYPNVATYIPDRYSEGYGISYQGIDFAEDNGFSLIIALDCGIKAMDKVAYAKKKGIDFIICDHHRPGPELPDATAVLDPKREDCEYPYEELCGCGVGFKLIQALASKKGETALDLLPYLDLVATAIGADIVPITGENRVLAHYGLQVMNSRPRTGFRAIINQLKKTELTITDVVFIIAPRINAAGRMEHGQHAVNLLTATDLEQAQKFAVEIEQFNLDRRGLDQEITEEALHQIVQNREEERYTSVVFNESWHKGVIGIVASRLTETYYRPTLVFTKSGDRLAASARSVKGFDIYEALQECSEHIEQFGGHKYAAGLTLLKEEYGRFKNQFEKVVSETIDPKLLTPEITIDSKIQFAQITPKLMRIIKQFAPFGPGNRRPVFMAEGVADTGYGKGVGEGEKHLKLALTQKGSVPIGAIGFNLGEKLGIIKNHQQVDVVFSIDENEWNGSVNIQLKLKDLR is encoded by the coding sequence ATGCGCTGGACAATTAAACCCATCCCTGAGCAGGAAAGCATCAAACACCTTTCAAAGGAGTTGAAGGTCAATTCCCTAATTGCTCATTTGTTGCTGCAGCGTGGAATAACCAATTACAGTGAAGCCAAGAAATTCTTTAGGCCACAACTGACCGATTTACACGATCCCTTTTTGATGCGGGATATGGAAAAGGCAGTGGCGCGAATAGAAAAGGCCATAGACTTGGAAGAAAACATATTGGTTTTTGGGGATTATGACGTGGATGGTACTACCTCCGTAGCATTGGTTTCCACCTATTTGCAAGAAACCTACCCAAACGTGGCCACCTATATTCCGGATAGGTATTCAGAGGGGTATGGGATTTCGTATCAAGGAATTGATTTTGCGGAAGACAATGGATTTAGCTTGATTATAGCCTTGGATTGTGGTATTAAAGCAATGGATAAAGTAGCCTATGCCAAGAAAAAGGGGATTGATTTCATCATTTGTGACCACCACCGACCAGGCCCGGAGTTGCCGGATGCCACTGCCGTACTGGATCCAAAACGAGAGGATTGTGAATATCCCTACGAAGAATTGTGTGGCTGTGGTGTTGGGTTTAAGTTAATCCAAGCTTTGGCTTCCAAAAAGGGCGAGACCGCGCTGGACTTGTTGCCCTATTTGGATTTGGTGGCCACGGCAATTGGAGCCGATATTGTTCCCATTACAGGGGAGAACCGGGTACTGGCCCATTATGGATTGCAAGTAATGAATTCCAGACCAAGAACAGGTTTTCGGGCCATCATCAATCAGCTCAAAAAAACCGAATTGACCATTACCGATGTGGTTTTTATCATCGCTCCCCGTATCAATGCTGCTGGGCGAATGGAACACGGACAGCACGCGGTTAACCTACTAACGGCAACGGATTTGGAACAAGCCCAAAAGTTTGCGGTTGAGATTGAACAATTTAATCTGGACCGAAGGGGACTTGATCAGGAAATAACGGAGGAGGCTTTACATCAGATTGTGCAGAATCGGGAAGAAGAACGTTATACCTCCGTGGTTTTTAATGAAAGTTGGCATAAAGGGGTCATTGGTATTGTTGCCTCACGATTAACGGAGACCTATTACCGTCCAACCTTGGTTTTTACCAAAAGTGGGGATAGATTGGCGGCCTCGGCGCGCTCCGTAAAGGGTTTTGATATTTATGAAGCACTTCAGGAATGTTCGGAACATATAGAACAGTTTGGGGGTCATAAATATGCAGCAGGGTTGACTTTGTTAAAGGAGGAGTATGGACGATTTAAAAATCAATTTGAAAAAGTGGTTTCGGAGACCATAGATCCAAAATTACTGACTCCGGAAATTACCATTGATTCTAAGATTCAATTTGCGCAGATTACTCCAAAACTGATGCGGATCATAAAGCAATTTGCCCCTTTTGGGCCTGGAAATAGGCGTCCCGTTTTTATGGCCGAAGGCGTTGCGGATACCGGCTATGGAAAAGGGGTCGGGGAAGGAGAAAAGCATTTAAAGTTGGCATTGACCCAAAAAGGGTCGGTCCCAATAGGGGCCATTGGGTTCAATTTAGGGGAAAAGTTGGGGATCATAAAAAACCATCAACAAGTGGATGTGGTGTTTTCCATCGATGAAAATGAGTGGAACGGTTCCGTAAATATTCAGCTGAAACTAAAAGACCTTCGATGA
- a CDS encoding VOC family protein: MKIEHLAIWVSDLEASKAFYTTYFQARPGEKYVNPPKKFTSYFLSFESGARLELMHRPDISRILDAGKEALGLTHFAISVGAKTKVDDLTEKLRKDGHTIVGEPRTTGDGYYESVVLDPEGNRIEITE; the protein is encoded by the coding sequence ATGAAGATAGAACATTTGGCCATCTGGGTATCCGATCTTGAAGCCTCAAAAGCGTTTTATACCACTTACTTCCAAGCCCGTCCGGGAGAAAAGTATGTTAACCCCCCAAAAAAATTTACTTCTTATTTCTTAAGTTTTGAAAGTGGCGCCCGACTGGAATTGATGCATCGCCCGGACATTTCCCGGATTTTGGATGCTGGGAAAGAAGCGTTGGGACTGACCCATTTCGCCATAAGTGTGGGTGCGAAAACAAAAGTGGACGATTTGACCGAAAAACTTAGAAAGGATGGCCATACCATAGTCGGTGAACCACGGACAACTGGGGACGGATATTATGAAAGTGTGGTGTTGGACCCGGAAGGAAATCGTATCGAAATCACGGAATAA